One region of Triticum aestivum cultivar Chinese Spring chromosome 6B, IWGSC CS RefSeq v2.1, whole genome shotgun sequence genomic DNA includes:
- the LOC123136567 gene encoding uncharacterized protein: MNYRSFKDDVVVIMKRKLPLIGVRTWSDIHPTIHRLIVADIIDRWDLEDTLETEEKVFKIAKERYRGWRSTLSSTYKEYKTDATRLANLPEDLQPEEWEWMIEYFGTDSKFQERSQKNADNRKKQKTKHIIGSKSYSQVSFEKRNLETGEEPDCITLWEFTHTNNGTWSNTDSQKVYDQALEEVKNKEAETEGPLSSEQKNNVFQTAYKDTLECKSSQPRGYGYMAKTSTGSEKFRIQIEEQARATAATQERNSQLSQQVNDLEDQLQAERANTQERINLERAEREQLEERLKQERAERERLLQEERTSRLEFEKT; encoded by the exons ATGAACTATCGCTCGTTCAAGGATGACGTGGTTGTCATAATGAAAAGAAAGTTACCACTCATTGGAGTGAGGACGTGGTCGGACATTCACCCTACCATTCATCGACTCATTGTTGCAGATATAATA GACAGATGGGACCTGGAAGATACACTAGAAACAGAAGAAAAAGTTTTCAAAATTGCGAAAGAGAGATATAGAGGCTGGCGATCAACTCTAAGCTCCACTTACAAGGAATACAAAACAGATGCAACTAGATTGGCTAATCTGCCTGAAGATTTACAACCAGAAGAGTGGGAATGGATGATTGAGTACTTTGGCACTGATTCAAAATTTCAG GAACGCAGCCAAAAGAACGCTGATAACCGTAAGAAACAGAAGACAAAACATATAATCGGATCAAAATCTTACTCACAAGTTAGTTTCGAGAAG AGAAACTTAGAAACTGGAGAAGAGCCAGATTGTATTACTCTATGGGAATTCACCCATACAAACAATGGAACATGGTCTAACACAGATTCCCAGAAAGTTTAC GACCAAGCACTTGAAGAGGTTAAAAACAAAGAAGCTGAAACTGAAGGTCCACTTTCAAGTGAGCAGAAAAACAATGTTTTCCAGACTGCTTACAAAGACACTCTGGAATGCAAGTCATCGCAGCCTCGTGGGTACGGATACATGGCCAAAACTTCAACTGGTTCTGAAAAGTTCCGTATCCAGATTGAAGAGCAAGCTCGTGCTACAGCAGCCACCCAGGAGCGAAACTCTCAGCTCAGCCAGCAGGTCAATGATTTAGAAGATCAACTACAAGCTGAACGTGCTAACACACAAGAGAGGATTAACTTGGAGCGTGCTGAGAGAGAACAACTTGAGGAGAGGTTAAAACAAGAGCGTGCTGAAAGGGAAAGATTGTTGCAAGAGGAGCGAACATCAAGACTGGAATTTGAAAAAACATGA